One Rhododendron vialii isolate Sample 1 chromosome 2a, ASM3025357v1 genomic region harbors:
- the LOC131317757 gene encoding uncharacterized protein LOC131317757, with the protein MGEQVIRTKRKAAGGPGEVDAAGPVARAEEARAQPRRLRKKTQVVDSEEEEADEGVLQPPWVNRGYVIPTTFPIDEFLRHDRDARWGVAELERRNAQYFFGPFRPILPRLVRLFWQNMYKQDGLAALYTVVDGFHFKISRAVLSRILNCPTHPDEPIFHESVRHLLPHEIVAVFSEGRPTGLGYLRRVDLPARLWLVDSVFRNIFPTSHKDERRVDFLRALYSVHLGVPLDIPGLVLAEMKKFHENTSPRTLKSSMPFAALVTDILTHSASLVAVQGGPPGPFEPQYDEEEDRTPRTMDQTTWRRSLRSLRKSRAVHAAGVRADEESGDDADVEMEAGPHDLPPPFQPPPLAAMPPQAPENTSYAQCQDLVQRQNTCRASVVALPIRSEQVTRSKPQARDGPSEIDVAGQNARVEEANSHPRRLRKKTQVVDSDEEEADDGKLQAQWVSRGYVIPVTFPIEEFLRHAPDAHWGIAELERLNAQYFFGPFRPIFPRLVRLFWQNMYKQDGIAALYTVVDGFQFKISRLVLSRILNCPTCPDEPIFHEFVRRLQPHEIVAAFSEGVPTGLTYLRRVDLPARLWFVDSVFKNIFPTSHKDERRLDYLRALYSIHLGVPLDIPGLVLGEMKKFHENSSPRTLMPFATLVTDILTHPASREAVQGGPPGPFEPPHDEEKDCTARTKDQTTWRKSLRSLRKSRAVHAAEVRTDEEGGDDADVEMEADDGSPALQPPPTTAMLPQAPSTISYAQYQNLIQRQNYCQASVDALRAEIHRNAYEFRGFFHALTGQPPLPPYQPPSYPPFPGAQAPPSDDDT; encoded by the coding sequence ATGGGTGAGCAAGTAATCCGCACTAAACGTAAAGCTGCAGGCGGCCCCGGCGAAGTTGACGCCGCCGGCCCGGTTGCCCGCGCCGAGGAGGCACGCGCGCAACCCCGCCGCCTCCGTAAAAAGACCCAAGTTGTGGAcagtgaggaggaggaggcggacGAGGGAGTGCTCCAACCTCCGTGGGTCAATCGGGGTTATGTGATCCCAACAACCTTCCCCATCGACGAGTTCCTGCGCCACGACCGCGATGCCCGGTGGGGCGTGGCCGAGCTCGAGCGGCGCAATGCCCAATATTTCTTTGGCCCCTTCCGTCCTATACTCCCGCGCCTCGTCCGTTTGTTTTGGCAAAACATGTACAAGCAGGACGGGTTAGCTGCCCTTTACACTGTAGTGGACGGGTTCCATTTCAAAATCTCCCGGGCCGTCTTGTCGCGCATCCTTAACTGTCCCACGCATCCCGACGAGCCCATTTTTCATGAGTCCGTGCGGCACCTTCTGCCGCATGAGATTGTTGCTGTTTTTAGTGAGGGACGTCCCACTGGTTTGGGATACTTGCGTCGAGTTGACCTCCCCGCCCGTTTATGGCTTGTGGACTCGGTCTTTAGGAACATATTCCCCACGAGTCACAAGGACGAGCGGCGTGTTGATTTCCTTCGAGCCCTTTACTCGGTTCACTTGGGCGTCCCTCTTGACATCCCGGGGCTTGTACTGGCCGAGATGAAGAAATTTCATGAAAATACCAGCCCTCGCACTTTGAAGTCTTCAATGCCCTTTGCTGCCTTGGTCACTGATATCTTGACTCATTCGGCTTCTCTTGTGGCGGTCCAAGGTGGACCTCCTGGGCCCTTTGAGCCGCAATATGATGAGGAGGAGGATCGCACCCCTCGCACCATGGACCAGACCACTTGGAGGAGAAGTTTGCGATCACTGCGGAAATCTCGGGCTGTACATGCCGCTGGGGTTCGCGCTGATGAGGAAAGTGGTGATGATGCAGATGTTGAGATGGAGGCGGGACCTCACGATTTGCCGCCTCCATTCCAGCCACCTCCCCTGGCTGCAATGCCACCCCAGGCGCCAGAGAATACGTCCTATGCGCAGTGTCAGGATCTAGTTCAGCGCCAGAATACTTGTCGGGCTTCTGTGGTTGCCCTTCCAATCAGGAGTGAGCAAGTAACCCGCAGTAAGCCTCAAGCGAGGGATGGCCCCAGTGAAATTGATGTGGCTGGCCAAAATGCCCGTGTCGAGGAGGCAAATTCACACCCCCGTCGTCTGCGTAAAAAGACCCAAGTTGTGGACAGTGATGAGGAGGAGGCCGATGATGGAAAGCTCCAAGCCCAGTGGGTCAGTCGGGGTTATGTGATCCCTGTGACCTTTCCTATTGAGGAATTTCTACGCCACGCCCCTGATGCCCATTGGGGTATTGCTGAGCTTGAGCGTCTTAATGCCCAATATTTCTTTGGCCCCTTTCGTCCTATATTCCCCCGTCTCGTCCGTTTGTTTTGGCAAAACATGTACAAGCAAGACGGAATAGCTGCTCTTTACACTGTAGTGGATGGGTTCCAGTTTAAAATTTCTCGGCTTGTCTTGTCACGTATCCTTAATTGTCCCACATGTCCCGATGAGCccatttttcatgagtttgtgCGGCGCCTTCAACCACATGAGATTGTTGCTGCTTTTAGTGAGGGGGTTCCCACGGGTTTGACCTATTTACGTCGAGTTGACCTCCCCGCCCGTTTATGGTTTGTGGACTCAGTCTTTAAGAACATATTCCCCACGAGTCACAAAGACGAGCGGCGTCTTGATTACCTTCGAGCTCTTTACTCTATTCATTTGGGCGTTCCTCTTGACATCCCGGGGCTTGTACTGGGCGAGATGAAGAAATTTCATGAAAATAGCAGCCCTCGCACTTTAATGCCCTTTGCTACGTTGGTCACTGATATCTTGACTCATCCTGCTTCTCGTGAGGCGGTCCAAGGTGGACCTCCTGGGCCCTTTGAGCCCCCACATGATGAGGAGAAGGATTGTACTGCTCGCACCAAGGACCAGACCACTTGGAGGAAAAGTTTGCGATCATTGCGGAAATCTCGGGCTGTACATGCCGCCGAGGTTCGCACTGACGAGGAGGGTGGTGATGATGCTGATGTTGAGATGGAGGCAGACGATGGGTCTCCTGCATTACAGCCACCTCCTACGACTGCGATGCTACCACAGGCGCCATCGACTATTTCCTATGCACAGTATCAGAATCTGATTCAGCGCCAGAATTATTGTCAGGCTTCTGTGGATGCCCTTCGAGCCGAGATCCATCGAAATGCGTATGAGTTTCGGGGTTTTTTCCATGCATTGACCGGCCAGCCTCCGCTTCCGCCTTACCAGCCTCCGTCTTATCCTCCTTTTCCCGGTGCTCAGGCCCCCCCTTCCGATGATGACACTTGA
- the LOC131317761 gene encoding putative nucleobase-ascorbate transporter 10, whose product MSAGDCGNGGSSGGCECGCCCIHNGAKMEDIQPHPVMEQLPGVQYCINSPPPWLEVVVLAFQHYLMTLGTTVLIPSVFVNQMGGSNVEKAKVIQTLLFVSGLNTLMQSLFGTRLPSVIGGSYAFVIPMTSILHAKRYHLSSPEPNGDYRTYHKFERTMRGMQGALIVASCFQMLIGFLGVQRNVVRFLTPLSVVPLMTFTELGLYHLGFQMYLPHYAKANTKRRVCDRFALLFSVAFVWGYAQILTSSGAYHNASVATQASCRTDCAGLITGAPWLYIPYPFQWGRPTFQAGEAFAMMAASLESTGTFLATARYGSATPVPASVISRGVGWLRFGTLLSGIFGTLTGCTASVENVGLLAMTRVGSRRVIQVSAGFMIFFSLSGKFGAFFASIPLPITAALYCFFFGYVGFSFFLGLSVPQYFREYQLSSGASPVHTHLRWFNDMVTVIFTSHATVAVLVAVILDCTLAREDDEGGKDSGSHWWEKFMFYTRDVRNDEFYKLPCKLNNLFPPV is encoded by the exons ATGTCTGCAGGTGATTGTGGCAATGGCGGCAGTAGCGGCGGCTGCGAGTGTGGCTGTTGTTGTATCCACAATGGAGCTAAGATGGAGGACATACAGCCACACCCAGTGATGGAACAGCTCCCAGGGGTCCAATATTGCATCAATAGTCCACCTCCATGgc TGGAAGTCGTAGTTCTTGCGTTCCAGCATTATCTGATGACCCTAGGTACAACTGTCTTGATTCCAAGTGTGTTTGTAAACCAAATGGGAGGCAGTAAT GTTGAGAAGGCTAAGGTGATACAGACCTTACTATTTGTTTCAGGACTAAACACACTAATGCAGTCCTTATTTGGCACCCGACTTCCCTCAGTAATTGGTGGTTCATACGCATTTGTTATTCCCATGACTTCCATTCTACATGCCAAAAGATATCACTTGTCATCTCCGGAGCCCAATGGAGATTACCGCACATATCAT AAGTTTGAAAGGACAATGAGAGGTATGCAGGGTGCTCTCATTGTTGCCTCTTGTTTCCAGATGCTTATCGGCTTCCTAGGAGTGCAGAGAAATGTTGTAAG GTTTCTTACCCCTCTTTCTGTGGTTCCTCTTATGACTTTTACTGAACTTGGGCTATACCATCTTGGTTTTCAAATG TATCTTCCCCATTATGCAAAAGCAAATACAAAGAGACGTGTGTGTGATCGATTTGCACTTCTGTTCTCTGTTGCATTTGTATGGGGCTATGCGCAAATTCTCACTTCAAGTGGTGCATATCATAACGCTTCTGTAGCCACTCAAGCTAGTTGTCGCACTGATTGCGCTGGCCTCATTACTGGAGCTCCTTG GTTATATATTCCTTATCCATTTCAATGGGGGAGACCTACTTTTCAAGCTGGTGAAGCTTTTGCGATGATGGCTGCTTCTCTTGAG TCTACTGGCACATTCCTTGCAACAGCAAGATATGGGAGTGCTACACCTGTTCCAGCTTCTGTAATCAGTCGCGGTGTTGGTTGGCTG AGATTTGGGACTTTGCTGTCTGGTATATTTGGTACCTTGACTGGTTGTACAGCATCAGT TGAAAATGTTGGTTTATTGGCAATGACAAGAGTAGGAAGTCGAAGAGTCATTCAAGTATCAGCTGGGTTTATGATATTCTTCTCTTTATCAG GAAAATTTGGGGCATTTTTCGCTTCGATACCTCTGCCAATTACAGCAGCTTTATACTGTTTCTTCTTCGGCTATGTAG gcttctctttcttccttgGACTCTCTGTACCACAATACTTCCGGGAATATCAACTTAGTTCAGGAGCCAGTCCCGTTCACACGCATTTGAGATGG TTTAATGACATGGTAACGGTCATCTTCACATCCCATGCCACGGTGGCTGTTTTAGTTGCGGTGATATTGGATTGCACTCTTGCTCGCGAGGACGACGAGGGTGGAAAAGATAGCGGATCGCATTGGTGGGAGAAGTTCATGTTTTATACTAGAGATGTGAGAAATGATGAATTTTATAAACTCCCTTGTAAACTCAACAATCTTTTCCCTCCTGTGtaa
- the LOC131317758 gene encoding rust resistance kinase Lr10-like isoform X1: MSSRRLFSDVYKIHNFLLVVALFLGNSHAKTSPNCDRPPSSCGSNNKIPIRHPFRVKGDPENCGNKNYELDCDNNRFVLKMFASGKYYVQSIAYDLYTIRLVDVGLQQGNCSSLPLSILKFTDPISYSYTFYRDLNYPYARDVAIALWVDCERPVEEFPLYTDGTTSASSCIQKETSTSSSLSSTEKRQYSYFLFGYNLPASVVADQCRIDEIVMTTFGSPPAYYNIQTHISFPDFLSRLEYGFELSWLSILCEKCRGRGRCHVGSTYSYSTFACLKYCDKSLEDRSFLCRLEIFYHENATWLKITGLFLSARTLSGFLGLFALLIYKFRRRHLSMFDNIEGFLQGQNNLMPIRYSYSEIQKMTRGFKEKLGEGGYGCVYKGMLRSGYAAAIKVLGKSKANGQEFINEVATIGRIHHVNVVRLIGFCATRSKRALVYEFMPNGSLEKYLFSQGIIPLSCKQMYDISRGVARGIEYLHRGCDMQILHFDIKPHNILLDENFNPKVSDFGLAKLYPTDNSMVSLTAARGTMGYMAPELFYKNIGHISYKADVYSYGMLLMEMAGRRRNLNAFADHTSQIYFPLWIYDQFKEGKEIEMGEATEQEREMVRKMVITALWCIQMRPSDRPSMSNVVEMLEGDIEALGMPPKPFLTPQDIPVEDE; this comes from the exons ATGTCTAGCAGAAGGCTTTTCTCTGATGTCTACAAAATCCAtaattttcttcttgttgtcgCCTTGTTTCTGGGCAATAGTCATGCCAAAACCAGTCCCAATTGTGACCGACCACCCTCCTCTTGTGGGAGTAATAATAAAATCCCCATCAGACACCCTTTTCGAGTGAAAGGAGATCCAGAAAACTGCGGAAACAAGAACTACGAGCTGGACTGCGACAACAATCGTTTCGTCCTCAAAATGTTCGCCTCCGGAAAATACTATGTGCAATCAATCGCCTACGACCTCTATACTATCCGGCTAGTCGATGTCGGCTTGCAGCAGGGGAATTGCTCCTCCCTCCCTCTATCGATTCTCAAATTCACTGATCCTATTTCATATTCTTATACGTTTTACCGAGATTTAAATTATCCATACGCACGGGATGTAGCCATAGCACTATGGGTTGATTGCGAAAGGCCAGTAGAAGAATTCCCACTCTACACGGATGGCACAACTAGTGCTTCCAGTTGTATTCAGAAAGAaacttctacttcttcttcacTCTCGTCAACAGAAAAGAGGCAATATTCTTACTTTTTGTTCGGGTATAATTTGCCCGCTTCGGTTGTGGCGGATCAGTGCAGAATAGATGAGATAGTTATGACAACGTTCGGGTCGCCGCCAGCTTATTATAATATCCAAACACACATTTCCTTCCCGGATTTCCTCAGTAGATTGGAGTACGGGTTTGAGCTTTCCTGGCTGTCCATTCTGTGTGAAAAATGCCGAGGACGAGGCCGTTGCCATGTTGGGAGTACTTACAGTTACAGCACTTTCGCTTGCCTCAAATACTGCGATAAGTCCTTGGAAGACAGGTCCTTTCTAT GTCGCTTGGAGATTTTTTACCATG AGAATGCTACTTGGCTCAAAATCACAG GACTGTTTCTTAGTGCAAGAACATTATCTGGGTTTCTAGGCCTATTTGCCTTGTTGATCTATAAGTTCAGGAGAAGGCATTTGTCAATGTTTGATAACATTGAAGGTTTCCTACAAGGTCAGAACAACCTGATGCCGATTAGGTACTCTTACTCCGAAATACAGAAGATGACCAGAGGCTTCAAGGAAAAGTTGGGAGAAGGGGGCTATGGTTGTGTATACAAAGGAATGCTCCGAAGCGGTTATGCCGCAGCGATAAAAGTATTAGGCAAGTCCAAAGCCAATGGCCAAGAATTCATCAATGAAGTTGCTACCATTGGAAGGATTCATCATGTCAATGTGGTCCGACTAATCGGATTTTGTGCTACGAGATCTAAACGAGCTCTTGTTTATGAATTCATGCCTAATGGCTCTCTTgagaagtacttattttctcaAGGAATTATCCCATTGAGTTGCAAGCAAATGTATGACATTTCTCGTGGAGTGGCGCGTGGTATTGAATATTTACATCGTGGATGTGACATGCAAATCTTGCATTTTGACATCAAGCCTCACAACATTCTTTTAGATGaaaatttcaatccaaaagtTTCAGACTTTGGGCTTGCGAAATTGTATCCGACAGATAATAGCATGGTGTCTCTTACTGCAGCAAGGGGAACAATGGGTTACATGGCTCCAGAGTTGTTCTACAAAAACATTGGACACATTTCCTACAAAGCTGATGTCTATAGTTACGGAATGTTGTTGATGGAAATGGCAGGCAGGAGGAGGAACTTGAATGCATTCGCTGATCACACGAGCCAAATTTACTTCCCTTTGTGGATTTATGACCAATTCAAAGAAGGAAAGGAGATAGAAATGGGAGAAGCCACGGAGCAGGAAAGGGAGATGGTGAGGAAGATGGTTATAACGGCACTATGGTGCATCCAAATGAGACCTAGCGATCGTCCTTCGATGAGCAATGTTGTAGAGATGCTTGAAGGAGATATTGAAGCTCTTGGAATGCCTCCTAAGCCTTTCTTAACTCCTCAAGACATACCAGTTGAAGATGAATGA
- the LOC131317758 gene encoding rust resistance kinase Lr10-like isoform X2 has protein sequence MLGVLTVTALSLASNTAISPWKTGPFYVRRLEIFYHENATWLKITGLFLSARTLSGFLGLFALLIYKFRRRHLSMFDNIEGFLQGQNNLMPIRYSYSEIQKMTRGFKEKLGEGGYGCVYKGMLRSGYAAAIKVLGKSKANGQEFINEVATIGRIHHVNVVRLIGFCATRSKRALVYEFMPNGSLEKYLFSQGIIPLSCKQMYDISRGVARGIEYLHRGCDMQILHFDIKPHNILLDENFNPKVSDFGLAKLYPTDNSMVSLTAARGTMGYMAPELFYKNIGHISYKADVYSYGMLLMEMAGRRRNLNAFADHTSQIYFPLWIYDQFKEGKEIEMGEATEQEREMVRKMVITALWCIQMRPSDRPSMSNVVEMLEGDIEALGMPPKPFLTPQDIPVEDE, from the exons ATGTTGGGAGTACTTACAGTTACAGCACTTTCGCTTGCCTCAAATACTGCGATAAGTCCTTGGAAGACAGGTCCTTTCTATGTGC GTCGCTTGGAGATTTTTTACCATG AGAATGCTACTTGGCTCAAAATCACAG GACTGTTTCTTAGTGCAAGAACATTATCTGGGTTTCTAGGCCTATTTGCCTTGTTGATCTATAAGTTCAGGAGAAGGCATTTGTCAATGTTTGATAACATTGAAGGTTTCCTACAAGGTCAGAACAACCTGATGCCGATTAGGTACTCTTACTCCGAAATACAGAAGATGACCAGAGGCTTCAAGGAAAAGTTGGGAGAAGGGGGCTATGGTTGTGTATACAAAGGAATGCTCCGAAGCGGTTATGCCGCAGCGATAAAAGTATTAGGCAAGTCCAAAGCCAATGGCCAAGAATTCATCAATGAAGTTGCTACCATTGGAAGGATTCATCATGTCAATGTGGTCCGACTAATCGGATTTTGTGCTACGAGATCTAAACGAGCTCTTGTTTATGAATTCATGCCTAATGGCTCTCTTgagaagtacttattttctcaAGGAATTATCCCATTGAGTTGCAAGCAAATGTATGACATTTCTCGTGGAGTGGCGCGTGGTATTGAATATTTACATCGTGGATGTGACATGCAAATCTTGCATTTTGACATCAAGCCTCACAACATTCTTTTAGATGaaaatttcaatccaaaagtTTCAGACTTTGGGCTTGCGAAATTGTATCCGACAGATAATAGCATGGTGTCTCTTACTGCAGCAAGGGGAACAATGGGTTACATGGCTCCAGAGTTGTTCTACAAAAACATTGGACACATTTCCTACAAAGCTGATGTCTATAGTTACGGAATGTTGTTGATGGAAATGGCAGGCAGGAGGAGGAACTTGAATGCATTCGCTGATCACACGAGCCAAATTTACTTCCCTTTGTGGATTTATGACCAATTCAAAGAAGGAAAGGAGATAGAAATGGGAGAAGCCACGGAGCAGGAAAGGGAGATGGTGAGGAAGATGGTTATAACGGCACTATGGTGCATCCAAATGAGACCTAGCGATCGTCCTTCGATGAGCAATGTTGTAGAGATGCTTGAAGGAGATATTGAAGCTCTTGGAATGCCTCCTAAGCCTTTCTTAACTCCTCAAGACATACCAGTTGAAGATGAATGA
- the LOC131317759 gene encoding rust resistance kinase Lr10-like, translating into MAIFLILLLFFLLPAGIGAGARERDRDRDDECMPKRCGVEGPEIRFPFWLKDHQPERCGYGPGFALTCSHNKKTMVDVAFSARAVVELIDYYQQYISYEFSGCVPPHEKNQSSITNTSPFTQTSSGDGYHVFSCPNQLAVPISSILLEDYYYYYQQSYVPLPCVSRPGHNLYLLYSDFRISQTLLNCTKMYGLQSDPMPYRTSWSQPHCWICEVRGKYCRLISSSNNSNKHETECFDIPKQPPRGEAPKKETKNPLAKGLIPPGLFLLGVLVIATYFIRRSKNRSIKKEDQVKVERFLENYRVLKPTRYTYAEIKKITRNFKDKLGQGGYGTVYKGEFSDGVPIAAKILNNFTGNGDDFINEVGTIGTIHHINVVRLVGYCADGYEKALVYEYLPNDSLEKYISSHRYRCLLGWEKLQDIAIGIAKGIEYLHQGCDQTILHFDIKPHNILLDKKLIPKISDFGLAKLCSKEQSFVSMTATRGTVGYIAPEVFSRNFGRVSHKSDVYSFGMLLLEIVGGRNKNVDDHTEENSDEAYFPEWIYKRLNHEAAKDNGVEVGRDAKIIKKLTIVGLWCIQWCPGGRPSMEAVVQMLEGNGKALAMPPNPFSTTNPSVTRGSVDGRPFSSVLDIISESESD; encoded by the exons ATGGCGATCTTCCTGATCTTGCTCTTATTCTTCTTGTTGCCCGCAGGGATCGGAGCCGGAGCACGCGAACGAGATCGCGATCGCGACGATGAGTGCATGCCGAAGAGGTGCGGAGTTGAGGGCCCGGAGATCCGGTTCCCGTTCTGGCTAAAGGATCATCAACCGGAACGTTGTGGCTACGGGCCTGGCTTTGCCCTAACCTGCTCTCACAATAAGAAAACAATGGTTGATGTCGCTTTTTCTGCCAGGGCAGTGGTCGAACTTATAGATTACTACCAGCAGTACATATCATACGAGTTCTCCGGTTGTGTTCCGCCACATGAAAAAAACCAGAGCTCAATAACAAACACCTCTCCCTTTACCCAAACCAGCAGCGGGGATGGGTACCACGTATTCAGTTGTCCCAACCAACTAGCGGTACCAATTTCCTCCATCCTACTGGaggattattattattattatcaacaAAGCTATGTTCCACTCCCATGCGTTAGCCGTCCAGGTCACAATCTCTACTTGCTGTATTCGGATTTTAGGATCAGTCAAACACTGCTGAATTGCACAAAGATGTATGGCCTTCAATCAGATCCAATGCCGTACAGGACATCCTGGTCCCAGCCACACTGTTGGATCTGTGAAGTAAGAGGCAAGTATTGCAGATTGATCAGTAGTAGCAATAACAGCAACAAGCATGAAACTGAGTGCTTTGACATCCCGAAGCAGCCACCTAGAG GTGaagcaccaaaaaaagaaacgaaaaaccCACTTGCTAAAG GTCTGATCCCACCTGGCCTTTTTCTTCTTGGTGTACTTGTCATAGCTACATACTTCATCCGCAGATCAAAAAATAGGAGTATCAAGAAAGAGGATCAAGTAAAGGTTGAAAGATTCTTAGAAAACTACAGGGTTCTCAAGCCTACAAGATACACATATGCTGAGATTAAGAAAATTACTCGTAATTTCAAGGACAAATTAGGCCAAGGAGGTTATGGAACGGTTTACAAGGGGGAGTTTTCCGATGGTGTTCCCATTGCAGCCAAGATCCTCAACAACTTCACAGGAAATGGCGACGACTTCATCAACGAAGTGGGAACGATCGGTACGATCCACCACATCAATGTGGTTCGATTGGTCGGATATTGTGCTGATGGGTATGAAAAAGCTCTTGTTTACGAGTACTTGCCGAATGATTCTCTCGAGAAGTACATATCATCTCATCGTTACAGATGTTTACTTGGTTGGGAGAAGCTTCAAGATATTGCTATTGGAATAGCCAAAGGAATTGAATATCTTCACCAGGGGTGTGATCAAACAATCCTCCACTTTGATATTAAGCCTCATAACATCTTGTTggacaaaaaattaattccaaaaatctCTGATTTTGGGCTAGCCAAGTTATGCTCAAAAGAACAAAGCTTTGTGTCCATGACAGCTACTAGGGGGACCGTGGGTTATATTGCTCCAGAAGTGTTCTCCAGGAATTTCGGCCGTGTGTCTCACAAATCAGATGTCTACAGCTTTGGAATGTTGTTGCTTGAAATAGTGGGAGGTAGGAACAAGAATGTCGATGATCATACAGAAGAAAATAGCGATGAAGCTTACTTTCCTGAATGGATTTACAAACGTTTAAATCACGAAGCAGCAAAGGACAATGGAGTTGAGGTTGGAAGAGATGCCAAGATTATTAAGAAGCTGACAATTGTAGGACTTTGGTGCATTCAATGGTGCCCAGGGGGCAGGCCCTCAATGGAAGCTGTagttcaaatgcttgaaggtaaTGGAAAGGCTTTGGCCATGCCCCCTAATCCCTTTTCCACCACCAATCCATCAGTTACAAGGGGGAGCGTCGATGGAAGGCCTTTCAGTAGCGTGTTAGATATCATTTCTGAATCTGAATCCGATTGA